Proteins from one Bradyrhizobium roseum genomic window:
- a CDS encoding AprI/Inh family metalloprotease inhibitor — translation MSLARSGIAVAAALTALLALAPPVAAQDASTLKKDMIGQWELATTERSKTCVVTLKGDATPQGLKLELEPGCAAALPFTKEITAWNVRGLDIVRLQDAAGQPVIDFTEVESGIFEGLRTGEGVYILQNLAAARSLAKSMDQMIGDWSMVRGNGQTICGLTLTNTEATGDNFQVFLKPKCDPAVAAFAPNQWRLDHGRMLLLSAKGDTWQFEADDNAQWRRVPDTADPLIMMRGQ, via the coding sequence ATGTCGCTTGCGCGTTCGGGCATCGCGGTGGCGGCAGCGCTGACGGCGCTGCTCGCGCTCGCACCGCCGGTCGCGGCGCAGGACGCCTCGACGCTGAAGAAGGATATGATCGGGCAGTGGGAGCTCGCCACCACCGAGCGCAGCAAGACCTGCGTCGTCACGCTGAAGGGCGATGCGACGCCGCAAGGGCTCAAGCTCGAGCTCGAGCCCGGCTGTGCCGCGGCGCTGCCCTTCACCAAGGAAATCACCGCCTGGAATGTCAGGGGGCTGGACATCGTGCGGCTGCAGGATGCGGCCGGCCAGCCGGTGATTGATTTTACCGAAGTCGAAAGCGGCATTTTTGAAGGGTTGCGCACCGGGGAGGGTGTCTACATCCTGCAAAACCTCGCCGCCGCCCGCTCGCTCGCCAAATCGATGGACCAGATGATCGGCGACTGGTCGATGGTCCGCGGCAACGGCCAGACCATCTGCGGCCTGACGCTGACCAACACCGAAGCCACCGGCGATAATTTCCAGGTGTTCTTGAAACCGAAATGCGATCCCGCGGTCGCGGCCTTTGCGCCGAACCAGTGGCGGCTCGATCACGGCCGTATGCTGCTGCTGTCGGCCAAGGGCGACACCTGGCAGTTCGAGGCCGACGACAATGCGCAGTGGCGGCGGGTGCCCGATACCGCCGATCCCCTCATCATGATGCGCGGGCAGTAA
- a CDS encoding ABC transporter ATP-binding protein — protein sequence MEIDAAGLAVRLRAVTKAYDNGVAALGPLDLDVAKGEFVSLLGPSGCGKSTALRLIAGLSAPSSGTVNVSHRAARTDGRHPIGFVFQEPTLLPWASVRDNVRLPLKLAHAAAVEADRRIEGALAQVGLSEFADAYPRELSGGMKMRVSLARALVTDPDILLLDEPFAALDEITRFRLNNDLLDLWRKLRKTIIFVTHSVFESVYLSQRVLVMTARPGRLASEFRIAAAEPRGEAFRTSAEYAGYCREVSAALAPSYAGQRSA from the coding sequence ATGGAGATCGATGCGGCGGGCCTTGCGGTTCGCCTGCGCGCGGTCACCAAGGCCTATGACAACGGCGTGGCCGCGCTCGGGCCGCTCGATCTCGATGTGGCCAAAGGCGAATTCGTCTCGCTGCTCGGGCCGTCCGGCTGCGGAAAATCAACCGCGCTGCGGCTGATCGCGGGGCTCAGCGCGCCGAGTTCGGGCACGGTGAACGTTTCCCATCGCGCGGCGCGGACGGATGGGCGCCATCCTATCGGCTTTGTGTTTCAGGAGCCGACGCTGTTGCCATGGGCGAGCGTCCGCGACAACGTGCGTCTGCCGCTGAAGCTCGCCCACGCCGCGGCGGTTGAAGCCGACCGCCGTATCGAGGGGGCACTGGCCCAGGTCGGCCTGTCCGAATTCGCCGACGCCTATCCGCGCGAACTCTCCGGCGGCATGAAGATGCGGGTCTCGCTGGCGCGCGCGCTGGTCACCGATCCCGACATTCTGTTGCTGGACGAGCCGTTCGCGGCGCTGGACGAGATCACGCGCTTCCGGCTCAACAACGACCTGCTCGATCTCTGGCGCAAGCTGCGCAAGACCATCATCTTCGTCACGCATTCGGTGTTCGAATCGGTCTATCTGTCGCAGCGCGTTCTGGTCATGACGGCGCGGCCGGGCCGCCTGGCAAGCGAGTTCCGCATCGCTGCCGCGGAGCCGCGCGGGGAGGCTTTTCGCACCTCGGCCGAGTATGCGGGTTACTGCCGCGAGGTTTCCGCAGCGCTCGCGCCTTCCTATGCCGGGCAGCGCAGCGCATGA
- a CDS encoding ABC transporter permease: MPVAVLAAGLGLWELVVRVNDIQPYVLPSPSLVFRTLVGDWPVLSQSLGVTLLTTLQGFIAAAVGGVALALLFNQSKWLEYSLFPYAVVLQVTPVIAVAPLLLIYLPQQTAVIVCAWIVGFFPVLSNTTLGLNSVDRNLAGLFQLYGASRLQTLRYLKLPAALPYVLGGLRIAGGLSLIGAVVAEIAAGAAGAGSGLAFRIAESGYRLNIPRMFAALLLLSVAGIVIYGLLALVSHLVLRRWHESALGKEN, from the coding sequence ATGCCCGTGGCCGTGCTCGCCGCAGGCCTGGGTTTGTGGGAACTCGTCGTGCGCGTCAACGACATTCAGCCCTACGTGCTGCCGAGTCCCTCTCTCGTGTTTCGGACACTGGTCGGCGACTGGCCGGTGCTGTCGCAATCGCTCGGCGTCACCCTGCTCACCACGCTGCAAGGTTTTATCGCCGCGGCCGTCGGCGGCGTTGCGCTGGCGCTCCTGTTCAACCAGTCGAAATGGTTGGAATATTCGCTGTTTCCTTATGCGGTGGTGCTGCAGGTGACGCCCGTCATCGCCGTTGCGCCGCTGTTGCTGATCTATCTGCCGCAGCAGACGGCGGTCATCGTCTGCGCCTGGATCGTGGGTTTCTTTCCCGTCCTGTCCAACACCACGCTCGGGCTGAACTCGGTGGATCGCAATCTCGCCGGTCTGTTTCAGCTCTATGGCGCTTCAAGGCTGCAGACGCTGCGATACCTGAAATTACCGGCGGCGCTGCCCTATGTGCTCGGTGGCCTGCGGATCGCGGGCGGCCTGTCGCTGATCGGTGCGGTGGTCGCCGAAATCGCCGCGGGGGCGGCGGGCGCCGGCTCCGGGCTTGCCTTCAGGATCGCCGAGTCCGGCTATCGCCTCAACATTCCCCGAATGTTCGCAGCGCTGCTGTTGCTGTCGGTGGCCGGGATTGTCATCTATGGGCTGCTGGCGCTAGTTTCGCACCTGGTATTACGGCGCTGGCACGAGAGCGCTCTTGGAAAGGAAAATTGA
- a CDS encoding 2-hydroxyacid dehydrogenase, with amino-acid sequence MAAANTSSEKIDLLVYGPIRPILENGFSDQFVLHKAESRADLERLTPDVLAKTRGMAVTYHTVPADKKSLSHFPKLEIVASFGVGYDHVDSAYAREHDIVVTNTPDVLTEEVADVAMGLLISTLREFVKADRYLRSGLWQTQNYPLSAGSLRDRKVGIVGMGRIGQAIGRRLEASLVPVSYHSRNKSSAVSYKHYPDLMEMAKDVDTLIVIVPGGAATAKMINADVLKALGPRGVLINVARGSVVDEPALVAALKSGTILAAGLDVFANEPNVPDELKTMQNVVLLPHIGSASVVTRNAMDQLVVDNLKNWFAGKAPLTPVPETPVKGR; translated from the coding sequence ATGGCTGCCGCGAACACTTCGTCCGAAAAGATCGATCTGCTGGTCTACGGACCGATCCGGCCGATCCTCGAAAACGGCTTCTCGGACCAGTTCGTCCTGCACAAGGCGGAGAGCCGCGCCGACCTCGAGCGGCTGACGCCCGATGTGCTGGCGAAGACCCGCGGCATGGCGGTCACCTATCACACGGTGCCGGCCGACAAGAAATCGCTGTCGCATTTCCCCAAGCTCGAGATCGTCGCGAGCTTCGGCGTCGGCTACGACCATGTCGATTCCGCCTATGCGCGTGAGCACGACATCGTCGTCACCAACACGCCCGACGTGCTGACCGAGGAAGTCGCCGACGTCGCCATGGGCTTGCTGATTTCGACCCTGCGCGAGTTCGTCAAGGCCGATCGCTATTTGCGCTCCGGCCTGTGGCAGACCCAGAACTATCCGTTGAGCGCCGGCTCGCTGCGCGACCGCAAGGTCGGCATCGTCGGCATGGGCCGCATCGGCCAGGCAATCGGCCGCCGCCTCGAAGCCTCGCTCGTGCCGGTGTCGTACCACTCGCGCAACAAGTCGTCGGCCGTCTCCTACAAGCACTATCCCGACCTGATGGAAATGGCGAAGGATGTCGACACGCTGATCGTGATCGTGCCCGGCGGTGCCGCCACCGCCAAGATGATCAATGCCGACGTGCTGAAGGCGTTGGGTCCGCGCGGCGTCCTGATCAACGTTGCCCGTGGCTCCGTGGTCGACGAGCCGGCGCTGGTGGCGGCACTGAAATCCGGCACCATCCTCGCGGCCGGGCTGGACGTGTTCGCCAACGAGCCGAACGTGCCGGACGAATTGAAGACCATGCAAAATGTTGTGCTGCTGCCACATATTGGCTCAGCTTCGGTAGTAACGCGCAACGCCATGGACCAGCTCGTCGTCGACAATCTGAAAAACTGGTTTGCCGGCAAGGCGCCGCTGACGCCTGTGCCGGAAACCCCGGTAAAGGGACGCTGA